The following proteins are encoded in a genomic region of Arachis stenosperma cultivar V10309 chromosome 4, arast.V10309.gnm1.PFL2, whole genome shotgun sequence:
- the LOC130975326 gene encoding uncharacterized protein LOC130975326, producing the protein MELELFDVWGIYFIGPFPSSYSNSCILVAVDYMSKWVEDIATATNDNKVVMSFLRMNIFSRFGVPRTLISDGGTHFCNKQLKALLLKYGVKHKVATPFHPQTNGQAEISNRELKRILEKTIGSSRKDWSKKLDDALWAYRTVFKTPLGCLHTNWYLARLFTCQLSLNIELKFFPGKLKSRWSKPFTIIKVYPYGQVELMEDKTQRTFTVNGHRLKHYLGDSLVERRWINDKDGKPNQLRRRDLSPQARGWLDFVRRSLITTSNTSEVTKERAVLIYNIIKGENVNVGELIANNINKILNSTNESTRLAFPSIIQELCDDAGVEKVIDEVLVM; encoded by the exons ATGGAGTTAGAactatttgatgtatgggggatttACTTTATTggaccttttccatcatcctacTCAAATAGTTGTATACTTGTGGCTGTAGATTATATGTCAAAATGGGTAGAGGATATTGCCACCGCCACAAATGACAACAAGGTCGTAATGAGCTTCTTAAGAatgaacattttcagcaggtttggagTTCCCAGGacactcattagtgatggaggaacacatttctgcaataaacaactgaAAGCACTCCTGCTTAAATATGGAGTCAAgcacaaggtggcaactcctTTTCATCCGCAGACCAACGGGCAAGCAGAGATTTCCAATAGGGAGCTAAAAAGGATTCTTGAAAAAACTATTGGAAGCTCAAGGAAGGACTGGTCTAAGAAGCTAGACGATGCTTTATGGGCCTACAGAACAGTCTTCAAGACCCCATTGGGAtgtctccataccaattggtatTTGGCAAGGCTTTTCACTTGCCAGTTGAGCTTGAACATAGA ACTTAAGTTCTTCCCTGGGAAGCTTAAGTCTAGATGGTCAAAACCTTTCACCATCATCAAAGTGTACCCCTATGGTCAGGTGGAACTTATGGAGGACAAAACACAAAGAACCTTCACTGTAAATGGCCATAGACTCAAGCATTACCTGGGGGATTCACTGGTTGAAAGGAGA TGGATCAATGACAAAGATGGGAAACCCAACCAACTAAGAAGAAGGGACTTGAGCCCACAAGCTAGGGGGTGGCTGGACTTTGTGAGAAGATCTTTGATTACTACATCCAACACCTCCGAGGTGACCAAGGAGAGAGCTGTGCTCATATACAACATTATAAAAGGAGAGAATGTAAATGTTGGGGAGTTGATTGCCAACAACATAAACAAGATATTGAATAGCACTAATGAAAGCACAAGGTTGGCATTCCCCAGCATCATACAAGAGCTATGTGATGACGCTGGAGTTGAGAAAGTTATTGATGAGGTGCTAGTAATGTAA
- the LOC130975325 gene encoding uncharacterized protein LOC130975325: MKDPWSFQIPCIIGDINIEKALCNLGASINLMSLNMMRRMRIEEAKPTRMALQLADRTFKFPHKVVEDLLVKVGEFIFPADFVVLDMEEKANTSIILGRPFLATAGAIIDVQKGELVLRLHEDKMIFNVFKAMSYPKESIGECMMVDTIE, translated from the coding sequence ATGAAAGACCCATGGAGTTTCcaaatcccctgcatcataggagaTATCAATATTGAGAAGGCCTTATGCAACTTGGGGGCTAGCATCAATCTCATGTCCTTGAACATGATGAGAAGGATGAGAattgaggaagccaaaccaacaagaatggcactcCAACTAGCTGATAGGACATTCAAGTTTCCACATAAAGTAGTGGAAGATTTATTGGTGAAAGTGGGAGAATTCATTTTTCCAGCTGACTTTGTTGTGCTGGATATGGAAGAAAAGGCTAACACTTCAATTATCTTAGGAAGGCCATTCCTAgctactgctggagccatcattgatgtgCAAAAAGGGGAACTAGTTTTGAGATTACATGAGGATAAGATGATCTTCAATGTCTTCAAGGCAATGAGTTACCCCAAGGAATCAATAGGAGAATGCATGATGGTGGACACCATAGAATAA